AGCTATAACACTTTCAGATGAATTTAATAAAGTAAGACTGGTATACTTAATACCGTCTGCTGCATTAACTATCGAGGGGTAATTAGTAGATAAAGTGACTTTTTTACTGGTATTAATGGTAAATTTATAGGTAACATCATTACCGGAGGTAAAGCCTGTACCACTCCATTGATTTCGATACCCAACATAAGTATCTCCCCCAACAGGGCTTGATCTATTATGGTTTAGGTGTGTTTTGGTGCCTGAAGTTAATGTTCCAAAATCTAGAGCGTTCCCTTTGTCTCCAGCCCCAAATCTCCAAGTATACTTTGCTCTTATTTTTGCCGGGGTAAGTGTTCCTCCAAAACTTATATCAGCCTCCCATGGAGTCCATTGTGAGGATGGACTACCTAAGAAATACAAATTATGAGCATAAGAATGTAATTGGTCATCGTCATTGTCTACGATACATCTATCACCCACGTTATCTTCCCAAGCAAGCACATGGTAATCAAACCTTCCTGTTGTATTGCCATAAATTACACCCATTGACTGAGATACCACACTTCCCCACACATCTGAAGTTAGGTTCTGTGTATAACAAGTTTTAGGATTATTTGCTACACCTCTAGTTGTACTAAAAAGAACTGTTGTGTTATAATCGGTATCATTTCTTGCTGTAGAAATAAACGTTTGGTCAGGGGCTCCTTCGTGCGGCCAAAATTCATCATCAATTTTTCCATAACCTTGTGTAAAATGAACATCAATGTTGTAGGAGCTCCCATTAATTACCTGAGCCTGTAAGGAGAGTGTCAGAAAGAATGCAATGACCCCTATAAAGCCTTTGAAAAATAGTTTTCTTTTCATGATTTTTTTGGTTAAAGGACAAATAATTTGTTTTGCAAAAACTCAGAAAGGTTAGCTTGTCGTCTTCTTGAAACGGCTATTTTCAGCTTCTTTTGACCTTGATTTACAGATACACTTATCAAGGATTTTTGACTAAAAATAGAGCATTTGTCAAGGAACTTGAGATTAACCACCGTAGACCTATTCACTCTAAAAAAGTCAAAACCATCTAGTCGTTTTTCAATAGTTCCTATGGTAGTGGAGCTCAGTATTTTTGAGCCATCCATAAGGAACACTTCTGTATAATTGACATCGGCTTTTAGCATCAAAATGTCGTTGGGTGGAATTAGTTTGCGGGCTCCTACATGGATGAGCTGTTCTTTATTTAAAGTTTTCATACTCAAGGTTTTTAGGTTGCTTATCTTATATGAATTTACGGCTCGTTCGCACTGAGCTATGAGACTAATCAGTCAAATTGTAGGACAAACTGTGCATGACTAATTTTGAATGGAGGGATAGTTTTCATTTCCTTATAGTTTTTGGTTTAACTATAGGAAAGTTCAGTTTTCAGCACTGAAACTAAAACCGATCTAGGACGAAGGCACCTAAATAGTGTCCGAAGGGTACGAATTATTGATCAAAGAGAATTAAGGCAGGGGATATATCAAATAGGAATGCCTGAGTTCTTTTAAAAGCCAAACATTTTTTTGGGATATTTTCTTTAGAAGAACAAGGGTTTTAGCTATACCACGTAATAAATAAAGACATATCGTTTGGGACATCAACAAGTTCTACAAGGTTAGTTTGTTACTTTTAGAGAACAAAACTTGCCAAAATGAAAACTTTCAAGCTTTTTTTTATATTTATAATACTATCTTTTTCCTGTGAGAAAAAGGTAGATGTACCTGCAGAAATACCTTCGGATGCTAAGATAAGTTCTCTAGAAATTACCCAAGATGGCGTACCACATAGTTTTGAGCTTCGAAACAACCGATTAATTCAAGAGGATAAGTTTATATTTGGTAATAGAGAGGTTACTGTATCGAAACTGGGCCTTAGTGCTGGAGCTTCCTCCACTATTAAACAAGGCGATGTAATAAAACTAAAATATTCGGATGGCGACTTTCTAATAAACGTAACTTCAAAAGATGGCACCAAGAGTCAAGAGTATGAAGTCTTTTATTATTATGAATATCCTGAGTTTAATGTAACAGAGTTACCTGCAGAAAATGTTGCGAAAACATCTAATAAACTTATAATAGCGGATTGGAACGGCCTCTACTCCACCCCACTATATGCCACCCACGAAGAAGAGACCCGAAATAATGGCTACATCGGTTGGCAATGGGTTTGTGGTGAAAATGCGGCTGGTTGTGTAAATAAAAATCCAGCAATTAAAGAAGCTGATGGTTTTAGTCAGAATATTTCATTTGTTAAGCCTTTAATAGATGTTTACGATGCAGGTGATAAGGATTATTTACAGTATACAGCTATACTCATGAAAATGAGCGGTATAGACATTGTAAGCATGGATAACTCTGCTGGCGATACCGAATATCCTTTAACAGCTCACCCCCGAGCCTTCAAAGAAGTTTTAGACGATGTGGGTCTGGAATATTCATTGCAGTTTGACAGAATCATTTATATAACGTCTACATTCGGCGTAAATACGGAGGAAGATTTAATTGCTGCAATGCAAACTGGATATGAAGATTTTGAAACAAGGTATTTCAGTTCACCCCAATACCACAAAATTAATGGTAAGCCTTTTTTAAGTTTTGGCTCCGACCGCGAAGAATCAGAGCGAAACTTATTAAACCCAAAGCTTCTGAACATATTTAATTCAGAATCAACATTTCTGAGACCTTACGCATATGAGACTATCTCGGCTTTGAAAGATACTGGTTATGGTTTCTTTTATCTCTTTGAAAACAGTCATGATGATGCATTCTTTAATAATATTTATGGAAACGCCCCAAGAATATGGGAGATTCAACCTCCAGCTTTTCAAAATAGTGGATCTGGTTATGTATACGATGTAGGCCCTGAGTATGATTATGATGAAACCTCTGATGCTAATACCATAAATAGTGCCTCGGACTACGTTTATTTAAGAGACTGGAATGATTACAGAAGGAGCAGGACTTTCGAACCATCGGTGAATTTTGGCTACGAACAGTTAATGAGAGTAATCAAGATGCAGAATTTAAAAACCACCGAAGACGATCTTAAATTAGCAACAGATATGTACCTGAAAAGAAAAGCGTATTTAGGTGTTCAATATGTTCAAAAACAGCTTGACCAAGTATACCAGTATTTAAAGGCTTTTCAATTAGATGAAGCAAGAGAACTCTTAAGCACTATTCCGCTGGATTAGAGATTTCGCTTTTTTATTAAGAGAGTTATCCATCAGGAACATTTCTGCCTACTCAAACAGTTTGAATTCTTTTAAGTAGGTCTTTTTTGAAGCCTTTGCTAATGGCAAGGGCTTTTTGGTTTACCACCAAATGTGTGGTAGCTATCTCCGTAATTTGAGAAATATTTACAATATAGGAGCGGTGAATTCTGATAAAATGATTTTTAGGAAGCTTATCCTCCATTTCTTTGAGCGATAGCACCAATAAGTATTCTTTATTTAAGCTATGAATGCGGCAATAGTTCCTATCTGCTTCTATATACTGAATTTCGGCAATGGGTACTTTTACCATTTTATCTTGAAAGCGAACAAAAAGAGCATCTTCAAAAACAGCAAACTCCTCTTCTATGCCTTCATTAGAGGAATCTTCTTCTTTTTCAGATGCCAACCTGGTCAATGTTAGTTCCAAGGCTCTTTGCAAATCCTTTTTCTTAAATGGCTTAGATATAAACGCGTAAGGTCTAGTTTCTTTGGCTCGGTTAAAATGGGCATCATCTGTATTGGCCGTTAGGTAAACCACCGGAATATCAAATTCCTTTTGCATTTCTGTAGCCACTTCTATCCCGTCTAAGTTGCCTTTTAGGTTAATATCTAGCAAAAGTATATCAGGCTGATTTTCGCGAATATGTAGCAAGGCTTCTTCACCACGCGGAATTATACCGATAACCTCATAGCCTAAAGATGTTAACTCCAAGGAAACATTGGCTGCTATAAGCATCTCGTCTTCTACTATCAATATTTTAACTGGCGTATTCATTAAGCTGCTTGGTCTAGTTTAAATTCAAAAGAAATGATAGTCCCTTCTTTATTCTCTTCTTGCATTTTTCCATTGAGTTGCTGGGTGAGTAAACTTACCAGTTGCGTTCCAAAACCTGTACCTTTTGGCTTAACTCCACTTGTTTTTCCTACGCCATTATCTCGGACTAAAAGGCTTAATATCTTATCATCTTTTCTCGATAGACTGATAGTGATTTCGCCTGCTGCCTTTTCGGGAAATGCATATTTCAAGGAGTTGGTAAGAAGCTCATTCACTATCAAACCTAGCGGAACTGCGGTATCCACATCCAACTCTAGGTCTTCCATCACACAGGAAATTTTGACTTTATCTTCCGCATCAAAAGTATCTAATATCCCCTCCCCTAGGTTTAAGAAATAGTCTTTCATTTCTATACTGCCTAGGTTAGTACCCTGATATAGTTTTTGATGAATAATACCCATAGACTGTACTCTGTTTTGACTCGCTATCATGGCATCTTTAGTGGCGGAATCTTCCAGTTGGGCAGATTGTAAAGAAATAAGACTCTTAACCAGTTCCAAGTTGTTCTTTACTCTATGATGAATCTCTTTCAACAGTAATTCATTCTCTGCATTTTTTGCACTAATTACCTTGGTAGCCTTTTGGTTTTTTCTAAACGAATAGAATAAGCCAGCCAAAAGAATTACCAACAAGCCAGAAGCAGCAAGAATGATGTTCTGTGTTCTGTTTTTTTGGTTTAGTAAAGCCTCGGTAGCGGCTAATGCCTCATCTTTTTTCTCCGTCTCATACTTAATTATACCCTCACTTTCTAGATTGGCCACTTGCTCTTCATGAACCAACTCTTTGGCTTCTTTGGCTTTTTTCAGATATAAAAGAGCGTTTTTATGCTCACCTAGCTCTTCATAGCATTCCGCAATACTTTCATATGGCCTCGCCAAGTGTGACACATCTTGTTTATCATAAGCCTTTATACCCTTTAAAAGATTTTTCACGGCATTAGGATAATCTTCCAGTTTTAAATATGCCATACCCACTTCAGTAAGCCAAGTGGCAGCTCGCTCAGGCCCTATTTGTATTTCACAAAGGTCATAAGCCTTTTGGTAATCTAGGAGTGCTTGTTGATAGTTTTCCTGATTAAAAGAAATATCCCCTTTAAAAGAATAAGCTCTAACTTCCACAAATACCTCACCTGGAACTTTGTTCTTTACTATAGAAAGACATTCCTCTGCTGCCGCATTTGCTTCTTCATACTTCCCAATTCGACTATATGCATCAATATAACTTAAGTAACAATACGATAAGGTGTTATAGTCTTCTACCTCTCTAAAAACCGAAGTTACCTTATCTAAATAATCAATAGCTTTTTGAGGTTCGTCTGTGTAAAGATATGAAGAACTCAAATTTCTGTGAGCCTTGGCCACGCCTACCTTATCACCAAGTTCCTCATAAATAGCAATTGCCTTAAAAAGCTCGTTTTGAGCTTCTACGAGCCTTCTTACAGACATATAATCATGAGCAAGGTTTTTTCTAGTTTCTGCTATTTTTGGCTTATTGTCCGTTTTTAAATAGTAAAATAGAGCCAACTCTGTTTGTTTAATAAGGGAGTCTCCACTATAAATTCCATGATAACTGTGCCAATCGCCAAAGGCACTATAAAAATCTCCTATTTTTTCATTGTCTTTAGTTTTTATAGCC
This sequence is a window from Arcticibacterium luteifluviistationis. Protein-coding genes within it:
- a CDS encoding tetratricopeptide repeat-containing sensor histidine kinase, giving the protein MPSKLKFRKGFSCLFELAKSFLSVLFILLSSAEGFSQQDSQIVIRLDSVLSQPLDSVLSWLQVNAEKDIKIFEKVANEGIKRAIKTKDNEKIGDFYSAFGDWHSYHGIYSGDSLIKQTELALFYYLKTDNKPKIAETRKNLAHDYMSVRRLVEAQNELFKAIAIYEELGDKVGVAKAHRNLSSSYLYTDEPQKAIDYLDKVTSVFREVEDYNTLSYCYLSYIDAYSRIGKYEEANAAAEECLSIVKNKVPGEVFVEVRAYSFKGDISFNQENYQQALLDYQKAYDLCEIQIGPERAATWLTEVGMAYLKLEDYPNAVKNLLKGIKAYDKQDVSHLARPYESIAECYEELGEHKNALLYLKKAKEAKELVHEEQVANLESEGIIKYETEKKDEALAATEALLNQKNRTQNIILAASGLLVILLAGLFYSFRKNQKATKVISAKNAENELLLKEIHHRVKNNLELVKSLISLQSAQLEDSATKDAMIASQNRVQSMGIIHQKLYQGTNLGSIEMKDYFLNLGEGILDTFDAEDKVKISCVMEDLELDVDTAVPLGLIVNELLTNSLKYAFPEKAAGEITISLSRKDDKILSLLVRDNGVGKTSGVKPKGTGFGTQLVSLLTQQLNGKMQEENKEGTIISFEFKLDQAA
- a CDS encoding LytR/AlgR family response regulator transcription factor, which gives rise to MNTPVKILIVEDEMLIAANVSLELTSLGYEVIGIIPRGEEALLHIRENQPDILLLDINLKGNLDGIEVATEMQKEFDIPVVYLTANTDDAHFNRAKETRPYAFISKPFKKKDLQRALELTLTRLASEKEEDSSNEGIEEEFAVFEDALFVRFQDKMVKVPIAEIQYIEADRNYCRIHSLNKEYLLVLSLKEMEDKLPKNHFIRIHRSYIVNISQITEIATTHLVVNQKALAISKGFKKDLLKRIQTV
- a CDS encoding LytR/AlgR family response regulator transcription factor, yielding MKTLNKEQLIHVGARKLIPPNDILMLKADVNYTEVFLMDGSKILSSTTIGTIEKRLDGFDFFRVNRSTVVNLKFLDKCSIFSQKSLISVSVNQGQKKLKIAVSRRRQANLSEFLQNKLFVL